The following coding sequences are from one Leptolyngbya sp. NIES-3755 window:
- a CDS encoding hypothetical protein (hypothetical protein L8106_07756;~similar to AA sequence:cyanobase_aa:LBDG_02040), whose translation MYLTWLDSNSWLIELADKRILLDPWLVGELFGGIGWLFKGKRSSDRTIPENIDLILLSQGIEDHAHPETLKRLDRSIPVVASPSAAKVVQEIGFTSIAALKHGESYTIDQSIQIQATLGSPLGPGTQENGYLLTELPSGVTLYYEPHGNHPSVLPNPIDVVITPLIDLALPLVGPIIKGTESALDLAKQVQPQVILPTAAGGDIEFEGILIPLLKAIGTTDEFRSKLAQANLNTQVIEPKPGERFEISVQASAIANSL comes from the coding sequence ATGTATCTCACTTGGCTTGATAGTAATTCCTGGCTGATTGAATTAGCAGACAAGCGAATCCTGCTCGATCCCTGGCTGGTTGGCGAATTGTTCGGCGGTATTGGCTGGTTATTTAAAGGAAAACGATCGAGCGATCGCACAATTCCCGAAAATATCGATCTAATCCTGCTCTCTCAAGGCATCGAGGATCACGCACATCCCGAAACATTAAAACGGCTCGATCGTTCAATTCCAGTTGTTGCTTCTCCGAGTGCTGCAAAGGTCGTACAAGAAATTGGTTTCACATCGATCGCAGCTTTGAAGCATGGGGAAAGTTATACGATCGATCAATCGATTCAAATTCAAGCCACACTCGGATCGCCACTAGGACCGGGCACACAAGAAAACGGCTATTTGCTCACAGAATTACCGTCAGGCGTAACGCTTTACTATGAACCACATGGGAATCATCCTTCAGTGTTGCCGAATCCGATCGATGTTGTAATTACACCGCTGATTGATTTGGCGTTACCTTTAGTCGGTCCAATCATTAAAGGCACTGAAAGCGCGTTAGATCTGGCGAAACAAGTTCAACCGCAAGTGATTCTCCCAACCGCAGCAGGTGGAGACATTGAATTTGAAGGAATTTTGATTCCATTGCTTAAAGCGATCGGGACAACGGATGAGTTTCGATCGAAACTCGCTCAAGCCAATTTGAATACTCAAGTGATTGAGCCGAAGCCCGGAGAACGGTTTGAAATTTCTGTACAGGCATCCGCGATCGCAAATTCGCTTTAA
- a CDS encoding membrane protein-like protein (similar to AA sequence:cyanobase_aa:LBDG_46000) codes for MSYFQEAKAHFIASHQHPINQALHHLTNMLAIAAVILLFIDWRLTIVCLVLTQVFALGGHAVFEKNEPAFVKYPGITILASLSWSFDHWFGFRELLQRFNAHS; via the coding sequence ATGAGCTATTTCCAAGAAGCGAAAGCTCACTTTATTGCATCCCATCAACATCCGATCAATCAAGCACTGCATCATCTAACCAATATGCTTGCGATCGCTGCTGTCATTCTTCTATTTATTGACTGGCGATTGACGATCGTATGTTTAGTACTAACTCAAGTATTTGCCTTGGGTGGTCATGCTGTGTTTGAAAAAAACGAACCTGCATTTGTTAAATATCCTGGTATTACAATTCTCGCTTCTTTATCTTGGTCGTTTGATCATTGGTTTGGATTTCGAGAACTCTTGCAACGCTTCAACGCTCACTCATAA
- a CDS encoding putative amidohydrolase (similar to AA sequence:cyanobase_aa:LBDG_45990), whose translation MYNGIFVIDADAHKLENPLIIRDYIEPEYRDRVSLIVDNLGDQRMRIVDFNPATGQNDLVRLFPQPQGLGKGGFRNLHPETTLGAAFNRIRLEHMDQEGVDVQVIFGTWNLSFGSYLDRDLAVALCKAYNNYIADDCRGYDGRLKAIGVLPIQDVEESVKEMRRCVEELGLIGVAVPPNIAIPHPKAPEAFPEIRTCKTISHPDFDPIIRTAVELDIALGIHGGPGSYMVGGLSDHTETFVLSHIFVQRNQQQLALARMVFDGVFERYPTLRVGFLEGGCGWLPDLAHAFHEHWEKRIRDFDPKHPYRPSAIEFTKLMIQERGAHNSSSIVTQAKNLFDLLWTKQHDPSKIDDSSLYEHFDLKHRDPMDYFDRGQIFTSFESDDPAPAYLPMAMGEMGKRLACFSGDYGHWDGVLRDCVRSAAEVADYDRDHLELLLSGNALALYGDRLKNSLPQSSNLVGAAV comes from the coding sequence ATGTATAACGGCATATTTGTGATTGATGCTGATGCTCATAAATTGGAGAATCCGCTGATCATTCGCGATTATATTGAACCGGAATATCGCGATCGTGTGAGTCTGATCGTGGATAATCTCGGTGATCAACGAATGCGAATCGTCGATTTCAATCCTGCAACTGGACAAAATGATTTAGTGCGCCTGTTTCCGCAACCTCAAGGGTTAGGCAAAGGGGGATTCCGGAATTTGCACCCGGAAACAACGCTGGGAGCCGCATTCAACCGGATTCGCCTCGAACACATGGATCAAGAAGGCGTTGATGTACAGGTGATTTTTGGCACTTGGAATCTGAGTTTTGGGAGTTATCTCGATCGAGATTTAGCGGTTGCACTCTGCAAAGCGTACAACAATTACATTGCGGATGATTGTCGTGGGTATGATGGACGACTGAAAGCGATCGGAGTTCTGCCGATTCAAGATGTCGAAGAATCCGTGAAAGAAATGCGTCGCTGTGTGGAAGAACTAGGACTCATTGGGGTAGCCGTTCCGCCGAATATTGCGATCCCACATCCGAAAGCACCCGAAGCTTTCCCTGAAATTCGCACTTGCAAAACGATCTCGCATCCCGATTTCGATCCGATTATCCGAACTGCGGTTGAACTAGATATTGCACTTGGAATCCACGGCGGTCCTGGTTCGTACATGGTCGGTGGCTTATCTGATCACACTGAGACGTTTGTTTTAAGTCATATCTTCGTGCAGCGCAATCAGCAACAATTAGCTCTGGCTCGAATGGTGTTTGATGGCGTGTTTGAGCGTTATCCAACTTTGCGGGTTGGATTCCTTGAAGGGGGCTGTGGATGGCTTCCTGATTTGGCTCATGCGTTCCATGAACATTGGGAAAAACGGATTCGCGACTTTGACCCGAAACACCCGTATCGTCCATCTGCGATCGAGTTCACGAAACTCATGATTCAAGAACGCGGCGCACATAACAGTAGCAGCATTGTTACTCAAGCGAAAAACCTCTTCGATTTACTGTGGACGAAACAGCACGATCCAAGCAAAATCGACGATTCCAGCTTGTACGAGCATTTCGATCTCAAACATCGTGATCCGATGGATTATTTCGATCGCGGTCAGATCTTTACCTCATTTGAATCGGATGATCCGGCTCCTGCTTACTTGCCGATGGCAATGGGCGAAATGGGTAAGCGATTGGCTTGCTTCTCTGGGGATTACGGGCACTGGGATGGAGTCTTGCGCGACTGTGTGCGATCGGCAGCAGAAGTAGCAGACTACGATCGCGATCACTTAGAACTGCTCTTGAGCGGAAATGCTTTGGCATTGTATGGCGATCGACTGAAAAACTCACTGCCTCAGTCCTCGAACTTGGTTGGAGCAGCGGTTTAA
- a CDS encoding hypothetical protein (hypothetical protein MC7420_2792;~similar to AA sequence:cyanobase_aa:LBDG_03870) translates to MQDSIKPSFTPMTETDRWSANFSRNHVVKALETVQDLIVVSLCIGLFCVMVIQLRAMFISLFPPLHFHEVTADILFLLILVELFRLLIIYLQEQRISIGVAVEVAIVSVLREVLVRGILEVHWTQVLATCSFLMALAFLLIVRVWLPPTFKGIDPEKRFSAQHQEKDFEHISLNGH, encoded by the coding sequence CCATCGTTTACACCTATGACTGAAACTGATCGATGGTCTGCAAATTTCAGCCGAAATCATGTCGTCAAGGCATTAGAGACGGTTCAAGATCTGATCGTTGTCTCGTTATGTATTGGATTGTTCTGCGTAATGGTGATCCAGTTACGTGCCATGTTCATTTCTCTGTTTCCTCCGCTGCACTTTCATGAAGTCACGGCGGATATCTTATTTCTGCTGATTCTGGTTGAATTGTTTCGGTTATTGATTATCTATTTACAAGAGCAGCGAATCTCGATCGGGGTTGCGGTCGAAGTCGCGATCGTTTCGGTTTTACGGGAAGTGCTGGTGCGAGGAATTTTGGAAGTACATTGGACTCAAGTTCTCGCGACCTGTTCGTTTTTGATGGCGTTAGCGTTTTTGCTGATTGTCCGAGTCTGGTTGCCGCCGACGTTTAAGGGAATTGACCCAGAGAAGCGTTTTTCAGCGCAGCATCAGGAGAAAGATTTTGAACATATCTCGCTGAATGGACATTGA